From Daucus carota subsp. sativus chromosome 6, DH1 v3.0, whole genome shotgun sequence:
TATTGTTGTTTAagatttcactttttttttttgaattgtaATGGTCACTCACTTGTTTTCAGAATGCTTTGCACATAATCTCATTACTCttctaatatattaaaatgtgcatgtatttttgtcaaaaaaaaagtgCATGTATCTTCTCTCAACCGCTTGTATAATCTTAAAAAATGTTCCTGCACTCTAGATAAAATGCATTAATCTAAAATGTTCCTCAACACGATTTCTCTTCAACCTGGATCACCAGGGATCACGTtcgagtttgctgattttgacGATCCACCTTTATCATAAGCAATATAAGAAAGGAAGATAACTTAGACACTATCGTGACTAAAATTGTTTATAGAAACGTGCtttaatataagaataagaAAAGAAAGGAGTTGGGAAGATGAtacaaatgaaagaaaagacACACGAGACATGCCTTTTTACAAAATAGATTTAGATCCCCTACGTATTGAAGTTCCTTAGAATTCATTCTATGATTTACTACTCTATTTTtgggtaaaataaatattttgatcatgaaaatcataaggactacatattttattagtaaATAATCACTAAAAGGGATAAAGATATCGAACCGCGAACCGGATTCACTGAGTCATCATACCCGATTCACAAGAACAAGCGTTTTATCCggaaaataatatcaaattggAATCAGTTGAAAATGAATTCAACTAAATTATCAATTTGGTCACAaacattttcaaattataactccacaaaaaatttaaattataactgcACAAACAATTAATGGGATCAGAATGATTAAACTATAAActataattcgtcaaaaaaaaaactataaactATAAACCAAACGGGCCGAAATGTGTTTGCAGCTCAGAAATCTTTTATTAGACAGGTACCAAAGCCCAATACTAGAGGATAGTAGGCCTGCTTATATTTTGAAGGCCCAGTCTAGTCACAAACAAACAAGCCGATCCGGACCGGAACAGACACGTGTATGGATCCTATTagagatataatatatatatcacactCCTATCTTTTTTTCACATATAGATCTGGTGGAGTTATACAGAGAGAGATTTGTTTAAGTTGAAGAGATCTCAACTTTTCTGATCGGAACCTCGTCGGAGTTGAATCAATATCACCGGAAAGTATGTCGACGGCGTTCAGTGGAGATGAAACCGCGCCGTTCTTCGGCTTTCTCGGCGCCGCCGCTGCTCTCGTGTTTTCATGTATATTCAAACCCTAGCTTTAACTCTAGATCTCTAATTGTTGTATAGTTTGTGTTTGCGCGTATTAATTCagatattattttgatttttgtatgttttgtcgtataaatatttattttttatatgatttaagtgTTTGAATCTATCAGTTCATCGCAAGTGTATGTATAAGTTAGGCCTTGtaatcttttatttatttatttgataaattgaatGTTAGATATGGCTTATTGATTCCCTTTTGTTGTATTAGTTGTTAATTGTTTGCTTGTAGTAATGATGTCTCCTGACTTTTGTATTGAAATTTTTTGCATTTTGGATCAAGCATTagtgtttttttgttttgatcTACGGCTATGTTTATTTACAGTGCCATTTTTTAAATCGTATTGTAGTTCTGAGTATATGAGCTGAGTGATGAAACAAATGGCGCGTTTAATCTAATAGTAGAAGATTGAAATGTGTCTGCTATATTTATGCTAGAAAGTTAGGAAACAGTTTTACTTTTGTATATAAAACGTCTGTTTAGTTACATGTTGTAGGGTATGTATAGAAAGGGGGGACATTTATATATGGTAGTATTACTCTGATAGAGGATTTATTTATACTTTATTTAAGATAGTTATGGACAGATTTCTTAGGAATCAAGACTTCTGATACGTGAAAGTGAAACTGTTTTGCACTTGAAAACTGAATAGTGACCTTGTGAAAGATAAACCTTATAAGTTCAAAGACAGATGGTGgatttaacaattttttgttgCTATTAAGTCATCTagtaagaaaaacaaaatatccTTAATCAGTGTAGTGTATATTATTCAGTATATGAATTGTCAATTATATAATGAAGCGAGTGAGGATTTTACCCCTTACCGGTGGGAAATGTGCATTTGCCAGATTGGCTGCAACTAAATCCTCAGTGATCCCGCTTTTTCTTTAACATAGTAACGTATGCATTGATTGTGTACTGTATACAGGAGATGTATATAAGCATGTTTACTTACCATGGTAATATAGAAAACCTGTTTATAAGTTTTTCTTTCAAGCTAACTATATTCTATTTTGATCGAGATCTTTATAAAGGATGCACATAGAGAAGTTAATAAACATGTTTACCTACTACCATAATGTGCCTGTTTGGGCACcacttgtttaaaaaaaaaaaataagcacttattttttATTACATCTCTCAAGCAGcatatttgttatttgattttgttgaacttcattgattttttttataggtATGGGAGCTGCCTATGGCACTGCAAAGAGTGGTGTGGGAGTGGCCTCAATGGGTGTGATGAGACCAGAGCTGGTTATGAAGTCAATTGTGCCTGTTGTCATGGCTGGTGTGTTGGGTATTTATGGTTTAATTATAGCTGTCATTATCAGTACTGGAATTAATCCGAAGGCAAAATCCTACTATCTATTTGATGGTTATGCTCATCTTTCATCGGGCCTTGCGTGTGGGCTTGCTGGGCTCTCTGCTGGAATGGCAATTGGAATTGTTGGTGATGCTGGTGTCAGGTAttcttatttttctatttaaatttGTGTTCCGAAGCGCCACATAATTATGTGAAATATGTGCTTTGTTTCCCCGGTACATGTTGATGGTAACTAAACCGACTTGCATTTTGTATTGAAACTGAAGTAATTAGTTTGCACTGTTTAATATATTAGTCTGTCAGTAGGCATGCATAATCAGTAGACTCATCGGTGCATTTTGGGTTACAGTTGCTTTTTAGTAACTAAATACTTCAAGTCGATTGGAGAAGCTTCTCTAGTTTATATCATTGTGCCCCACTGCCACGAAAATTTTATGGAAGATGGATGACTATATTGCTCAATATTTTAACATCTTTAGAAACCAAACAATATTTGGCATGTGTAGTAAAATTCATGTCCTGTGGTAATAAATCTCCAGCTTTTTTTGTGGGTTGGGAGGTTTATGTCTAATCAAGTACACAAGTTAATTATTCTACAATTGTTCAGTAATTACCTTTATCTTTGTGGAGGCTGGTAACCCCCAAGTGAATGAGTCCATCAACATGGTTCAACTGCTTGCTATCTgaatattatttcattttgCAGAGCTAATGCACAACAGCCAAAGCTTTTCGTTGGGATGATTCTTATCCTCATCTTTGCTGAAGCTCTGGCTCTGTATGGTCTCATTGTTGGCATTATCTTGTCTTCCCGTGCTGGCCAATCCAGAGCTGACTAAGAGTAGAGGTGGTCGTACAAATTTTTTCTAATGTCAGTAGTGCAGTCTTGAAAGTCTCAGATAAAAGCAAAAGGATTCTTGTTATACGAACATCGTTTGTATGGTTGCATAATCTTCTGTATGTTCAGAGGTCGTAGAAGTAGTTATCAGCTTTTGCACAATAAAAAAGCCATGTTGCTTGTTTATTTGCCCCTATGTGCTTATATTTGTTACATTCattgtttaaattttgttgaAACATTAATCAGCAATTAAGAATGTGTTAATGTTGGTAAtttattgagttttttttattcTGGCGCCAGTATTAATCTTACAATTCATTATTTCATGTGATTAGACATAGCTGCATGTAATTAGACATGACAATTTGGTGTACCTAACAAACATGAACGAAAAGTTAGAATTTGGGTTCCAATTTTTGCTGCACGGACGCGAAAGTACATAGTGAACTTAATTTCCACTATTGACCTGTATACATGTAATACATATCTTTCTTATGTTGATTACAttgtaaatttaatatccactattgatttatatacatttatatacatGTAATACATATCTTTCTTATATTGTATTACATATATTTCTTATATTGATTTTCCAACATGAAAGTATACAGCACGACACGATTGATCTATGtacatgtaatatatatttttcatatattggtTTTTCGGTGTATTGCGGACTTTACATGACAACCAAGACTAGTATGCTCAGATGGAAGATAGCATGTGAGATTGCGATACGAAAATAATGTACAAAAAGTCACCCGTAAGTAGTAATTAGTAATGTGGCACTCGTGTCGCATTTGGGAAACAATTCAACACCCAGGTCTCATTTGGAATAAATGTGTTCGTTATATTTGAATCATCATTTTTGAAGATCTTTTAGAATGATTGAAATCTTTGAACTAACCAAAtacattttaacaaaaaatacaatGAAAGGAGTTGTTATGTCACTATGAGCGTTTTACCTCGCACCCACCCCTACAAATaacaaagaaataaaaatcaatatcTATATTGTGCTCAGATAAGAgtggaaaatttaattttactcgTCATGTTCTCCAAGCTTAATTAAGAGAGGCGAAATGACAAATACAACTTCTTATTTCTTCTTAAAATCTTGATTTAAAAAATGTGATTGTTATGCCAAAGTTGACACTGGTCTCGACAGGCCCATATTTGAAGATGATCCAGGCTCGCTACAAGCAAGGATGTGAACCCCGGGGTCACTAGCTATGGGGCTGCCTCCTTGATCTCATGTCCCACCAGGGCTCAGCCTCTTTTCTCCATCGGTCCCTTTTAGGCTCCCTCTATCTCAGGTTTCCTCACCCCTTAAGAGGATGAACAAAGCATGAAAGCTCACAGCTAGTCCTGGTTGAGCCGTATAAGTATACTTTTAAGGTCTATGCCTCCGTTCTATCGGGGTCTTTACTTCTGCTCTTTTGAGGCCTCCACCTCTGCTCGCTGGATCACTATCCATTCTCCAACTCGCTCCATGTCTGCCTTTCTGATCGTTTGTGCTTGGGCCATACGAGTTACGTTCTTCTTATCCGTGAGTCCGTGACCATGGATTAAACGGTCTCTAGGCCTGGCCCCTAATGGACCAGACAATACCTGGCTAATCTAGgttgattttttttacaaagaACTACATGATAGTTTGAACCACTGTAGATAGGGTATGTAAGCCTTTTGTATCACTACGATGATTCTTACTTTCTCGTGTTTTCTCAAGGACCAAATACAAAATTAACCAAACTTTTCATCACTCTTCGCCCCATGTTCTTTGTAATATTTTTCAACATTCGAGTAAGTTCCTATATTTGTTGTTAACCACTTTCTCATATTAATAGTTTTCCGACCACTGAGGGAGCTCATTAGCATCCAAGGAAGAAGCATGACGCAAGAATAACAAGTCCTATAAACCCTAGAGGGGAAGGCCCCAACTTCTCAACCGATCATGCAATATCTCAAGGCACTTTCCCAAGAAATGAAACCAATAACCTCGAGAGTGCCACACATGGGAACAaccaagaagaagaaaaaaggcATCAAGATGTCGCACCACCTCTACAAAGGCAAGAGGGACCTAAATGTGACCCTTAGGAACCCTGGGAAGGATTTTGAACGAGAGACCGAAAGGGAGAGGTCAGTTGAAATGGATGAGGTTCCCCCCAAGCCATGTGAGGGTCTTTGTGGGCCTACTATGTCTTCTGCAAAGTCCATAAGCGTTGTTATTTAACAATACAAACAATAtggttagattgtagaaggtggtgagttgaatataatatataaaattttaagattttcgAACATAAACTATATTCAAAACAAGAATAATTATTTgcataaacaaaaataaaaaaaactagaggcttttcaaaatttatagatTCTTCAAGTATATAGACTCTGATAGTCTGGTAGAATTTGACCAGTAGACTCTTGTTGATGTGATAGACTTTGATCAACTTTAAGTTGAAATATGCTAAGTACAAACACTACATAGACTCTTCATCATCATAAACTTTAGTTGATTCAACACTGCTTCCGTGCTAGACATTGTTCTAACATTTTGATCATCATCActattatttctaatattaacaaaaaaatcaatcaagacACCCCTCTATTCATTTTTCAAACCGATCAGAGGGTCCTTTTTTACTTCCTGAAACAGAGGAACAATTCCTATTCGAGTTTAATcctcaaaaaatattatttttcctttcatttttaaaatgaaaGGAAGGGAAAAATTATAGAGAATGGCTTTCAAGTCTCTACGTTCTATAAACAAACTGTTTCATACTAAGAAGGTTATAAAAATTGACAAAGAAAAAGGTCTTTTATCCAAGAAAATCTAAACCTATTGGCAGACTACTATTTGATAGTCATATACAAACATCATAAACTCTCACTTAGAGCTACATATTAGTTTGATCCTCAACACAAACTTGAAATCTGTAGGAATCTCACATAACTTAGCCTAGTTGACAAGAACAATTATAATGCTCAATTAAGAGCACACAACCAAAACCCTAGCGCATTAAATACACACTAATTTCTTTCCGTAACAATAAAAAACGGGAATTTAATTAACCTATAATCCGTAATCAATTAATTGGTTTCTCATACTTAAgatttgtgcacaacaacttctAGCTAAAATGtattatctttaacaattgatGTAGAAACTGAATATTGCTTCTCACTGAACCATGAAACAAGCTAATTTTCTAGAAATTAACAGGTGCATGTTGttctttttctatcaattttgttaCTTGCATCCTTAGCATTTGAAAAACTAACTAGATTCAAACTAGAATCTCTAGGATACTAAGTTATCTGAAAATTCTCTAGGATCAGCtttaagggtctgtttgggattgCTGTTGAGAACTGCTGTTGCTATGAGCAAAAGTGCTGTTTAAAAAAGTGCTGTTTATAAAGGCTGAGACTATTtggtaaatttgattttaaatgtgCTGTTTgagtaaaacttgaaaacaaactgtttggtaaattttttgTGAAATTGCTATATGGAGTTAtagttattaataaaataatattttattcattattttatagacAAATATTGAACGACAAATTATAGTtgtataaaataagaaaataaaaaataattaagataaaaattaagttttcacaaagaaaaaaaaaagaatatatgttattaatatatatatatatatatataatttgtaaagaaatttaactaatatcattatataaagtatcaggtttttaaaagaatatatgttattaatattaatatatatacacacacacacacacacacacacactttgtaaaaatatatatttcataagttcatttataagttattaaagtcAATCTCttcattaaactaaaaaaatataatgtaagtaatgatatacaaatcatatttaaaatataaaattatgtaggaataactattaaaatttatgattaaaaactatattctatttgcaaaactatataattaaggtgaaatattttcaatagtaacttatcatttattttttatattcaaatataaaataaaataatctttagtataatgtaattttaaatgtttaacGGGCAATAATAATCCAGATTAGAATAAGAAAAAGTATTTCATAAGTGTGTACTGcttgttttgttgttttgttttaagAACAAAAACAATTGCACGTGCTAGGGTTTGATGCTAGGAGTTGTAATAGCGGGGCGCAACAGCCGCTTTTGTGAAAATCGGGGGTAAGCTTTTAGACAAAAAGTGCGGTTAGAAAAAGCTGTTTTGGATGTTACCAAACAACCTTGTACCAGCTTATTgacaaaaagctgctgttgtggTTGACAATCACAACCCCAAACAGACACTAAATCTAGAACATAAACAAGTGGCAAAGATAATATCAGATTTACTTGATGGTAATTAAAGAAGAAAGCCAACCATGTCTCAACAACTTGATAtgttcaaattctttttcttaGTATTCAACTTAAGTTTAGTGTTAGTGGTCATAggagtttttgatgaaaaaaatcCATTAAGTCAAGTTTCTTTAAAAggtcataaatatattttgtttgactTTTGAGAATACCATCATGCACTTTCTTAACTTGCAAGCCAAAGAAATATGTAAAGTTTCCCATCATTTTTACTTTGCATAAATTTGACAAACTTTTTGCAAAACTTCGCATCTGCAGACCCAAAGattatgtcatcaacataaatttgCGCAATAATATTAAAGCCTTTAACatttttatggaatatagttttatcaacAGTTCTCTAGTGATTCTAAAAAACACTGGAATAGAGTACCATACCAATCTTTAGGTGCATGTTTTAGTCCCTAGAGTGCTTTGAGTAGGAGATAGATAAAACTTGGAATATTTGGATCTTTAAAATCAAGTGGTTGAGAAACATAATCCATTCCTCTAATTCTTCAATTTAAAAAGGCACTCTTGACATTCATCAGATAGACTTTGAAATTGGCATGAGTTGCGTAGGATAGAGAAATCTTTATtacttccaatcttgcaactagAGAAAAGGTCTCAACAAAatctatgtttttttttaattgaaaatagcCTTTTGCAACCAACCTAGCTTATTACTTGTTATAATGcattttcatccatcttatTTCTGAATACTCATTTTGTGCCTATGACGGATCTATTTTTAGGCATGGGCATTATCATTTGAACTTTGTTAGTTTCATACTAGTTTAGCTCATTTTCATAGCCAACAACTTGTCTAGATCTAAAAGAGccctttttttactttttacgtCTTTATGAGAAAGAAAACGactatacaaattttttttgcaaaaatgaGTTCAAATGGATATTCTACTGTCCATTTTCCTTGAGGTATAAGGTTGGATCTTAATGAGCTTACTTCATCAAGATATATTTAGAGGAGTTTGAAAGATGATCTAAAGAGCTGAACACACAAggtctatataaaatctcagaTGATGGATCTATCTTGACCATCACAACTAGGAAAAGAACTCAGAAGATCAGACTTCAATTTCTAGAAGTCTACATTATCTTAGAAGAAAGTTAAGAAAGTGTAACCATCAGTAAACATCACAAGTGTTATGCCCAAAAATTGGCACGGGCCTCGGAAGGCCCATAATCAGATATGGGTCACCAAAGTGGGCATGTCCACCTGTATTTATGAAGATGTATTTAGTTCATAGAAGGGGGAGAAGATTGGGCCAAAGATACTAGGCTCAACAATCTGTTTGGAACGGGTCCTTCGGGCTCATCATTCTGATAGGGTGCCTCGTTAATGAGCTCCCATTACTTAGAATATTTAAGAAGACTTAAGGAGGAGCCCTAGGGGTCATCACCCTGAAGGGCCATCATGAAGACATACCAATGAGCCTAGGGCCTCACTGCTTTATGGCCTCATGCCACTCAGGGGTCATCATAGATAAAGGCCAATAACCTGGGGGTCATCACTCCAGGGCTCACTCTCTAGCTAGGCCTCTAGGCCTCATCCTCTCAACTACAAGGTGGCCTCATCGGAGAAGTCACGTGCTTTGTTCAACGAAGTCCTTTGGGCTCTCCTCATCAGGGCTACGCCTTCCACTTCGAGTTACATCATCCCGTAAGATAATGATCGGGCTCCCTCaccccatagaggatgatgaAGACATGAAGGCTCGTGCCTGGACCCTTTGGGCCCACGAGTATGGATCTCGAGGTCTTTACCTCCGTTTATTGGATCACTATCTACATGTCAACCCGCTCCATGACAGCCTCTTGCCATATGGGCCTAGGCCAGGAGAGTACGGGCCTCTTCTGACGGCAGCCCTCAAGGTCCTACGGACCTGGGCCCTAATGGACTGGACTGACACTTAGCCCATGCTAAGAAGTTTGGCCCGTAAGAACTACGTGGTAGCTTGAACCCTTATAAATAAGGGTACGTAAGCCTCTTGTGCTCATAATCAGATTCTTGACGAGAAACACCAGAGAAtacttctctctttctctcgagGATCAAACACAAGATCAGCTACATCATCCATCACTTCCCGTCCCGTGTTCTTCGCTGTTCTTTCCTGAAATCACTCAGATACCCACAACTATTGTTAACCAGTTTCTCCCGTTAAAAATTTGGCGACCACAATGGTAGATAACAACATCTCGGGGAGAAAGATGAGCAGAAGGAAGAACAGGTCTAAGAGAGCTAAGAGGGGTTCCCAGGGAACCCAAGAGGGGGATGACAGCATCACTCCTAACAACGGGAGTCAGCCCTAGGCCACACCTGAGGGGGAGGCCCCCCTCCTAACCCCATCATGGAATACCTGCAACACCTCTCAAGGGACATGAAGACCATACAAAATCAGGTAGCCTGAATAAGTAAGCGAGGAAGCAGGAAGAAGAAGACCTTCAAGAGGACTGGGCGCGGGCCGGCACCCCCGGTGACCCCCAGAAACTTGGCGAACGATTTTAATCGAGAGTTTGAAGGTGAGGGCACACTTGAGACTGGTGGAGTGCCCCACCGTTCTAATCGACAACCTATTCCATCTGGTGCTAGGAGCACAAGTGTTCTTGATCGATTAGGAAGAAGACTGACTGAGCATGATCTAAGGCTCAGACTAGAGGCCAAACAGATGGAAAGAATGGAGAGAGAACGCCAGCGCCGAGAGGAGCGACCCCCCTCCCATTATGACAAGAGGGAGCGGTCACTCCACTCAAGGACCCATAGGGAGAGATCCCCTCCTCACCTTTCCCGCCAACAATCTAGGCTGCGGAACAATGAGGACGATGGAGAATCCCAGGTCCGTGACCTTAGGAGGAGTAATCCACCCTAATCTCTCCATGATGAGTATAATGGCCATGATGAGGACGAACGACTTGGAAATTTGAATGTGCATGACCTCAGAAGGATATTGAATCGCATGGAAGAAGAAAAGAGGCTCCCTCAGGCTGTCGTTGCCCGCTCCCCTTTCACTAGGGCAATCTTGGAGTCTCCACCACCTGTGAACATGAGGCATCACTCCGAACTCATCTACAATGGGGAGGATGAGCCGACCTTATACTATATGCAGTTTAACATGGAGATGGACGTCTACCAAGTCCCCAGCCTCACACGTTGCAGGTTCTTCGCAGCCTCGCTTCGGGGGCGCGCTCAACTGTGGTTCTCGAAGTTAGCCCCGGGGATAATAAGCTCTTGGGAATCAATGGGGGACCTCTTTATCTGGCAGTTTTAGTCTTCCATGACCTACGCACCTCCTGTGGCCACATTAGCCAACATTAAACAGAGGAGCGGGGAGACCCTCCATGATTACTTCAAGAGATTTAACACCGAGGTCCCTTATGTGAGAGGAGCCACTGATGAGGCTGTAAAGAATTTCCTGATCGCTGGGTTGAGGATAGGCTCGGACTTCTGGAAAGACATTCAAGCTCATGAGCCCGCCACTCTCCAGGATTTCTATCGGCAGGCTGAACCATTCAAGATAGTGGAGAGATCCATGGCGGAACTGGACTATGGGAGCCCACCTCCTCGCGACAATTACAAGTATAAAAATCGGAAGAGAGGTAGATCGGTGACCCCTGAAAGGAAGAGGAGGAGCCCTAATCCTAAGAAAGAGCGGGCGAAGAAAGAGAAGACCCCCCCTTACTAACCCTACTGGAACTCAGGGGAGAGGTTAGAATCAATTCACCCCACTAGTGGCCTCAATAGAGCACATCTATGCCATCTACGCTGATAAGGGGATCTTTAAGAAGCCTGCCCTGCTAAGTAACTGGGCAAAGAAGGATAGGACCAAGTATTGTGCGTTCCATGAGCAGAATGGTCACTATACCGTGGACTAACAACAGCTGAAACAACAAATTGAGGAGCTCATCAAGAATGGGAAGCTCACTGAGTGGgtgaagactctgaagaagagTTATAATAATGTGCCTCCGCCTCCTCAAGATAATGATACAGAGACCACCAACACTGAGAAGGTGCCGAGAGTTGGGAGCATCCACATGATCATTGGCGGTCCTCATATCGAAGGGTAAAGCAAAAAAGCTATGGAAAGGTATGCACGGGAGGCCAAGAGCCCACCCCTAACTAATGTCCATCATCTCTCTGAGAGGCCCCCCAAAATGTTTAGGGGCGAGACCATGAACATTATGTTTAGTGATGAGGATGCAAGGTGGGTCCATCACCCCCATTCGGAGGCTCTAGTGGTAAAGGTCAAAATTGGCTCCAACAATGTTCACAGGGTACTGGTTGATAACGGCAGCGCGGCTAATATCCTCTCCTATGATGCCTACATTAAGATGGGATTCTTAGATAAAGACATGAATGTGACTATCAGC
This genomic window contains:
- the LOC108226749 gene encoding V-type proton ATPase 16 kDa proteolipid subunit, whose amino-acid sequence is MSTAFSGDETAPFFGFLGAAAALVFSCMGAAYGTAKSGVGVASMGVMRPELVMKSIVPVVMAGVLGIYGLIIAVIISTGINPKAKSYYLFDGYAHLSSGLACGLAGLSAGMAIGIVGDAGVRANAQQPKLFVGMILILIFAEALALYGLIVGIILSSRAGQSRAD